From the genome of Gracilibacillus salitolerans, one region includes:
- a CDS encoding type II toxin-antitoxin system PemK/MazF family toxin — MIVKRGDVYFADLSPVVGSEQGGVRPVLVLQNDIGNRFSPTVIVAAITAQIQKAKLPTHVEIDAEKYGFERNSVILLEQIRTIDKQRLTDKITQLDNNMMERIDRGLEISLGLTDF; from the coding sequence TTGATAGTGAAAAGAGGCGACGTATATTTCGCCGATCTATCCCCTGTTGTGGGATCTGAACAGGGCGGTGTGCGTCCTGTATTAGTTTTGCAAAATGATATTGGAAACCGTTTCAGTCCCACTGTTATTGTCGCGGCTATCACCGCACAAATTCAAAAGGCGAAATTGCCAACACATGTCGAAATTGATGCGGAAAAGTATGGCTTTGAGCGGAACTCCGTTATTTTACTGGAACAGATTCGTACAATTGATAAGCAACGTTTAACAGATAAAATAACACAATTAGACAATAACATGATGGAACGTATAGATAGAGGATTAGAAATTAGTTTAGGGTTAACTGATTTCTAA
- a CDS encoding LolA family protein: protein MKKYKSIVIGILLLIVLTACGEKSKDDVVEKLEDIAENMSAYQSQAMMTLNTGKEKQAYRVEVAHKKKDYYRVLLKNENDEESSQIILRNDEGVFVLTPALNKSFKFQSEWPDNNSQPYLFQSLIQDLVDDSDATFTVTDSYFVFETKTSYESNSNLPYQTIYFDKKTYAPVLVKVLDHDKNALVEVEFTNFEIDPELPENTFDMETNMTSSIFGVPVMAQEDLPTQLTVLYPSENLGSELVEENQMDIENGNRVMLSYQGDKNFTIIQETVDVLPTSTAAPQMVSGEPIDLGFTVGALTDNSLEWHYQGVNYYVASEQLTKEEMKEVARSMSTEEAMK, encoded by the coding sequence ATGAAAAAATATAAAAGTATTGTAATCGGTATTTTATTGCTTATTGTTTTAACTGCTTGTGGGGAAAAATCTAAGGACGATGTTGTGGAGAAACTAGAAGATATAGCAGAGAATATGAGTGCTTATCAATCACAGGCAATGATGACATTGAATACAGGAAAAGAAAAACAGGCATATCGGGTTGAAGTAGCCCATAAGAAAAAAGATTACTACCGTGTATTATTAAAGAACGAGAATGATGAGGAAAGTAGCCAAATTATTTTACGTAACGATGAAGGGGTTTTTGTATTAACACCAGCTTTAAACAAGAGTTTCAAATTTCAAAGTGAATGGCCGGATAACAATAGTCAACCATATCTCTTCCAATCATTGATACAAGATTTAGTAGATGACAGTGATGCTACATTTACCGTGACAGACAGTTATTTTGTCTTTGAAACGAAAACAAGCTATGAAAGCAATAGTAATCTTCCATACCAGACCATTTATTTTGATAAAAAGACTTACGCACCTGTGTTAGTCAAGGTATTAGATCATGATAAAAATGCGTTAGTTGAGGTGGAGTTTACGAACTTTGAGATAGATCCGGAGTTACCGGAAAATACGTTTGATATGGAAACAAACATGACGAGCAGTATTTTTGGGGTACCTGTGATGGCACAAGAAGATCTACCTACACAATTAACTGTACTTTATCCTTCTGAAAATTTAGGTTCAGAGCTGGTAGAAGAAAATCAAATGGATATCGAAAATGGTAACCGTGTGATGTTATCGTATCAAGGAGATAAAAATTTCACGATTATTCAAGAGACAGTAGACGTGCTTCCAACAAGTACAGCAGCACCGCAAATGGTCAGTGGTGAACCAATTGATTTAGGATTTACCGTTGGAGCACTCACCGATAATTCATTAGAATGGCATTACCAAGGTGTTAATTATTATGTAGCAAGTGAGCAATTAACGAAAGAAGAAATGAAAGAAGTAGCAAGATCCATGTCAACAGAAGAAGCAATGAAATAA
- a CDS encoding CopG family ribbon-helix-helix protein has product MVLSEDLQEVAVRLPKNLLNEVDGLMKSEDSNLSDFICQATKTYLRETKKRHIQESMQRGYMEMAKINLNIASEAFQAEEEAENTLERLVSGV; this is encoded by the coding sequence ATGGTTTTGTCTGAAGACTTACAAGAAGTTGCTGTGAGATTACCGAAAAACCTACTGAATGAGGTGGATGGCTTGATGAAAAGTGAAGATAGCAATTTAAGTGATTTTATTTGCCAAGCAACAAAGACGTATTTACGCGAAACGAAAAAACGCCATATCCAGGAATCGATGCAAAGAGGTTATATGGAAATGGCAAAAATCAATTTGAATATTGCTTCAGAAGCTTTTCAAGCGGAAGAGGAGGCAGAAAACACCCTAGAGCGCTTAGTGAGCGGGGTGTAG
- a CDS encoding RsbT co-antagonist protein RsbRA gives MPETLRRIVVENSDVISKNWLDEITEKRKSDYTSSISDSLYHTTNQEFINVIFSSINRRGDTGEMDDFAERLINLGWPLSYITDGLQTFRRVTIDFILSQSDQVDTEEFSRIFNIVEDWVEPIINQLVNQYSGSWEHTVTLQRMALQELSAPLIPVMDNITVMPLIGTIDTERAKLIMENLLEGVMKHNSEVVLIDITGVPVVDTMVAHHIIQAAEAVRLIGATCILVGIRPEIAQTIVNLGIDLSKFPTKSSLRKGFNTALKLTNREIVDLDNFKEEDITKIIDSLK, from the coding sequence ATGCCAGAAACATTACGAAGAATTGTAGTAGAAAACAGTGATGTTATTTCCAAAAATTGGTTAGATGAAATAACAGAAAAGCGCAAGTCCGACTATACTTCAAGTATATCGGATAGTTTATATCACACTACGAATCAAGAATTCATCAATGTCATTTTTTCCAGTATTAATCGTCGAGGGGATACCGGAGAAATGGATGACTTTGCAGAACGATTGATAAATCTTGGCTGGCCGTTGAGTTATATTACAGACGGATTGCAAACGTTTAGAAGGGTAACAATTGACTTTATTTTAAGTCAGTCTGATCAAGTAGACACAGAAGAATTCTCACGCATCTTTAATATTGTCGAAGATTGGGTGGAACCAATCATCAATCAGCTTGTCAATCAATATTCAGGAAGCTGGGAACATACGGTTACCCTGCAAAGGATGGCACTGCAGGAATTGTCTGCTCCGCTTATTCCTGTTATGGACAATATCACCGTGATGCCTTTAATTGGAACGATCGACACAGAACGTGCCAAATTAATTATGGAAAACCTTTTAGAAGGAGTAATGAAACATAATTCGGAAGTGGTATTGATCGATATTACTGGTGTGCCTGTTGTTGATACAATGGTAGCACACCATATTATTCAAGCTGCAGAAGCCGTACGTTTAATCGGAGCAACTTGTATTTTAGTTGGTATTCGTCCTGAAATAGCTCAGACAATCGTTAATCTAGGTATTGATTTAAGCAAATTTCCGACAAAAAGTTCCTTGAGAAAAGGATTTAATACGGCATTAAAATTGACTAATCGTGAGATAGTTGATTTAGATAATTTCAAAGAAGAAGATATAACCAAAATCATTGACTCACTTAAATAA
- the alr gene encoding alanine racemase translates to MGKNFYRDSWVEVNLDHIIYNIEQLKNKLSDKTQIYAVVKANGYGHGDIEVANAALKGSATRLAVAILDEALRLRRGGIKVPILVMGWIRPEDAEIAAQHDITVTCYQKEWLEEVQKLSLPKPLTVHLKWDTGMGRIGIRTEQELLEILPLLQHKNLYLEAIFTHFATADEGNMEHFEAQITHFDKLWAIFQENWSRHKVMIHTGNSAASMRFPEKMFDFVRFGISMYGLYPSAVVKTEKPIELKPALSLHSRLIHVKKVEKGTPISYGATYLANEEEWIGTVPLGYADGIRRALQGAEVLVNGERCTIVGRICMDQLMVRLTKPAKVGDKVTLIGTQGAAKIEMDEWATHLDTINYEIACMISNRVPRVYS, encoded by the coding sequence ATGGGTAAAAATTTTTATCGTGATTCTTGGGTAGAAGTGAATCTGGATCATATTATATATAATATAGAGCAATTAAAGAATAAATTATCAGATAAAACGCAAATCTATGCAGTAGTGAAAGCAAATGGATATGGGCATGGTGATATTGAAGTGGCCAATGCAGCGCTTAAAGGAAGTGCAACAAGACTTGCTGTCGCTATATTAGACGAAGCATTGCGACTTCGCCGTGGTGGCATTAAAGTTCCTATTTTAGTTATGGGATGGATTCGTCCAGAAGATGCTGAAATCGCTGCTCAACACGATATCACGGTTACTTGTTATCAAAAAGAATGGCTAGAGGAAGTGCAAAAGCTTTCACTTCCTAAACCGCTAACTGTCCACCTTAAATGGGACACAGGGATGGGACGAATTGGTATCCGAACAGAGCAGGAATTATTAGAAATACTCCCTCTATTACAACATAAAAATCTTTATTTAGAAGCAATATTCACGCATTTTGCTACCGCTGATGAAGGAAATATGGAGCATTTTGAAGCACAAATAACTCATTTCGACAAACTATGGGCTATTTTTCAAGAGAACTGGTCACGGCACAAGGTAATGATCCATACTGGGAATAGTGCAGCGAGCATGCGTTTCCCTGAAAAAATGTTTGACTTCGTGCGTTTTGGTATCAGTATGTACGGACTGTATCCATCTGCTGTGGTCAAAACAGAAAAGCCGATTGAACTAAAACCAGCACTTTCATTACACAGTCGTTTAATTCATGTGAAGAAAGTGGAAAAAGGAACACCAATTAGTTATGGGGCGACATATTTAGCGAACGAGGAGGAATGGATTGGTACAGTTCCGCTTGGTTATGCGGATGGTATTCGTCGTGCCTTACAAGGTGCCGAAGTCTTAGTTAATGGTGAGAGGTGTACAATTGTCGGTCGTATTTGTATGGACCAACTGATGGTTCGACTAACAAAACCTGCTAAAGTAGGAGATAAAGTCACTTTGATTGGTACACAAGGCGCGGCGAAGATCGAAATGGATGAATGGGCCACACATTTGGACACGATTAATTATGAAATTGCTTGTATGATTAGTAATCGAGTCCCCAGAGTATATTCATGA